From the genome of Arthrobacter russicus:
GAACTGTGCGTGATCCGGTCGAGATAGGCCTGCACGCTGAGGTAGCCTTCCGGGCCCAGTTGGCCGAAGAGCGCTTCGAGGGCTTCGGTCACGGTGGCCGCATCGCCGAGCCATTCCCGCGGCCCGCGGACCTCGATCGCGCCGTCGGTGAAGTTCGCCGGCACGGTCTCCGGACGGGCGTCGAGCAGGCCGCGGGCGGCCTGCTTCGCGGCTTCCACATCGGGCTGGTTGAAGGGGTCGATGCCGAGCAGCCGCCCGGCCACCGCGACGGCGAACTCCCAGAGCATCAACTGCGCGCCCAGAGTGCCGGAAAGCACCACTTGGTCGCCCTCGGCCGCAGCCTCGGACTCCGCGGCGACCAGACGCACCACGAGGATGTCCGCTGCGCCGGAATGCACTTCGGGGGACTGCGGATCAGCCACCACCGGCAGCACGCCGGTGCCGAGCTTGCCGGTGGATTCGGCGATCAGCTGTTCCGCCCAATCGGCGAAGCCGATGATTCCGGAACCTTCGTCGACGATCACGATCTTGTCCCGCAGCGGGTTGGTGCCGCCCAAGGCGCTGCCCAGGGCCAAGCCGATGTTGTCGGCGGCATCGTCGCGCAGGATCTCGCCGGCCTCTTCGGCGTCGTCGAGCAGCTGCTGGATGTCCACGCCGGCCAAACCGGACGGCACCAGGCCGAAGGCGGTCAGGGCCGAGTAACGCCCGCCCACCTGAGGGTCGGCATTGAAGACTGCGCGGTAACCGGCTTCCCGGGCCGCTGCGTCCAAAGGCGAACCGGGGTCGGTGACTACGATGATCCGCTGTTTCGCGTCGATTCCG
Proteins encoded in this window:
- a CDS encoding glucose-6-phosphate isomerase; amino-acid sequence: MSSLGYEATGAALAAAELHLPALVADRVASRIFEKDPTLWGPDAESEAAIRLGWVEAPAVSALLVPQILALRAELQAEGVNRVVLAGMGGSSLAPEVITKTAGVELVVLDSTDPDQVRAAVRERLAETVLVVSSKSGSTLETDSQRRIFEQEFTAAGIDAKQRIIVVTDPGSPLDAAAREAGYRAVFNADPQVGGRYSALTAFGLVPSGLAGVDIQQLLDDAEEAGEILRDDAADNIGLALGSALGGTNPLRDKIVIVDEGSGIIGFADWAEQLIAESTGKLGTGVLPVVADPQSPEVHSGAADILVVRLVAAESEAAAEGDQVVLSGTLGAQLMLWEFAVAVAGRLLGIDPFNQPDVEAAKQAARGLLDARPETVPANFTDGAIEVRGPREWLGDAATVTEALEALFGQLGPEGYLSVQAYLDRITHSSLAGVADQLAAVTGRPVTFGWGPRFLHSTGQFHKGGPAVGVFLQITAAPLEDLAIPDRPFSFGQLIEAQAAGDAQVLADHGRPVLRLHLTERADGVAQLESVIGRLPAETDQKAGN